The Chionomys nivalis chromosome 1, mChiNiv1.1, whole genome shotgun sequence sequence TGAGGCTGCCTTGCTTTGTGATTTCATTTACATGACGAGGGATGTATTCATGACTGCCCAGGCTTCCTCTATCTGCCTCCTTCTTGTCCCTCAGAGTTTGGGGACCACTAAGGACCCAGTGACTATAGCTGGCACAGAACagcttgttgtaatatgagcggcagggctgcatccccggcacccggctgcccgcatggctttacccaaaataattacacggaaactgtattcttttaacactgcctggcccattagttccagcctcttattggctagctcttacatattgatctaacccatttctaatattctgtgtagcaccatgagctggcttaccaggaaagatcttaacctgcgtctgtctggagtgggagaatcatggcgactccctgactcggcttctttctcccagcattctgttctgtttactccgcccacctaagggttggcctatcaaatgggcctaggcagtttctttattaattaaccaatgaaagcaacagattaatacaagacccacctccatcaacagcTGCTGTTGTCTGCTTTAATCTGGCAACATGGAAGAGAAATTAGCATTATACCACCCCCCCCATCTGCTCAGGTTACTGCTCTTCAACCACCAAAAACAAGCTCAGCTGTTTCTTACTCTGTTAAGGTCCCTGACAGCACCTGCTCGGCCTGTTACAGCTTAGCCTATGGGTCTTgaccaggttttgttttgtttgttttatctgtaagctaagaaaataaaaggccTAGAAGCTCCTGTGTAATGGGAAGCAGTGGGGAAActctcaaacacagcaggcagacTCAGCCAGTAATGGAAGCTTTGTTAGAGGTGAGGAAACAAGCACAATGCAGAAGACACAGAAATGTCATCTGCAGAGCAGAGCAGGAACTTTAAACAGTCTTTGAAGGGGTCCCCTCCCGAATTTGTGGCTGGTTCCTTTGAACAAAGGCAAGATGGCTGATTAACCCACAACTGTTATGTAAACACATCCTGATCAGTGTTGCCCTGTCAGGTCCATCAGCCAGCAGGGGCTTGATATCAGTGGgatagggggaaaaaagaaagaaggagagagagaggagagagagagagaaagagagagagagagggggggggagaaggagagagagggagagagggagagagggagagagggagggagggagggagggagggagggagggagggagggagggagggagagagggagagagggagagagggagagagggagagagagagaggaaggagggtgggagggaggaagaaagagagaaagaaagagagaaagagagaaagagagaaagaaagaaagaaagaaagaaagaaagaaagaaagaaagaaagaaagaaagagaaagaaaaaaagaaagaaaagaaaagacgaCGAACCTTTGTTTTAAGCTGCTAGGCTTTTGTCTCACGTCAGGAAGGTGAGGAAGTTCATCTATATCTGCCTGCCTATCAAGTCCTGATCTCTCAATCCTATGCATCTCCCTCTGAAAACTTTGATCTTTACGGGATTAAAGTTAGGAAAAGACACAATGgggttttctgaagaaaaaaaaatgaattttaggaATATCAAGGCAGAATGTATTTTTGTATGGAAAaattcccttttttgttttagaatGTAGCTATTTCATCCAATTTAAATGGAAGAGACCACTAGGGGGGCTGGCTTCATAGGAGAACAAGGTACATCCTCGAGGAAAGGATTTAGAGGGGCAAGGAGGCAGATGGCTGGAGTTTGGGCCCTTATAAAACTCTGTAGAATATAGTGctgtttctttgtcctttttctcGTCCTTGGGCAGGACCCTCACCCCTATTGCTACAAAAGTAGAAATACTCCTCCCATGCCTAATTGCTGGCTTCGAGGATCAGATTAAATCTCACACGTTCCTTTGtgttgtgttcattttctcattcttttagaGTCAACCTACCGACACCAGGCAACCATCGATGACGAAGTTGTTTCTATGGAGATCCTAGACACCGCTGGCCAGGTGAATAGAAATTCAACTAAGTATTTTCTGCAGTAAATAAAAAGGAGCTATGTAAGTTAATAATGTAAAAAAAGTAACGCTCAAGAATTTTTCTGTAGGTGATTTTTATAAGACTAAAAACTCATAGTTTCCATTATCTCTCCACTTTATCCACGGGTGCATGCGTGATCTGATTCTGTGTAAATAACCTTCAAGAATACCTTCAAGAAGgtattagaaataataaaatactcaCAGTCGCATCTAGGGTGACTTTCCTTCGATATCTGGGGGATGCCAATGTATTCATGTGGCTTTATAGCCAAACATGCTTTTGGAATGCTCAGATGAATTTAAATAAGCATTGCTATCGAAAGGAATTATCAAAAGCCTCATGTGCAAGGTGAGTCTTTGAGAGAGCGCTCTGGTCTATCCTGCATTCCAAGTCTCTATGACCACATGCAGGTTCGTCTGTGTGTTTCACACTGCATTATGTGGAGATAGCTGCCTACAAATCTTGCTGGCAAATTTCCTTTGACATTAATCAGATCAAGTCTTAGAAAAAATTCATAGCTCAGTTCCTAAATATAGAAATGGCTACAGGGGATAGTTTGGTGGCCAGGCATTTCCGTGGTACTGTAACAATGACCCATGACCTCCAAGAAGACTTGAGTTAAAATGTTTAAtctaagaaatgctcctgaaatTAATTATACCCCTATCCTTCTCATCACTCTGTCTTTGTGTATGGATCTTCATACAGTACTGAACACACCGAGAGGCAGAAGCCTCTAGAAGACATCTGAACCTATGAAAACaatgctttttttctctccttccctctcatcttttcttcttcctcctcctcttcttcttcatcttcttcctgtctctcttcccacACATAATGTCTCGCCATCTCACCACATagcccagactgcccttgaacaCGGCGTCCTCTcacctccgcctcccaagtactaggaccACAGGCACATGTTCCTCCAGACCCAGCCACCAACGTCTTTCAAACTGTGCCAGTTTTCTCCTCATGAAGGAGTAGTCACCTCTCTGATGTCACTGCAGAAAAATTTTCATCATGACTACTACTGTATAGCACAAGTTAGAGCATGGAGATGTGTGGATGGGCATCCTAATCCTCAAGTTTAAGCAGTGTGCTTTATACAGAATGTCATtgtttgtgtctgtctctagGGTTACCAATTGTCTGTAATCAGAACCGAGAGGATAGTAAAACAAATGGGTCTGGGTTGTACTTACCTCTTCcaaactaattaagaaaatgagttCGATCAGGAAAACAGCCACGACATTTAATGATAAACAGACATGAGGAGGTATAATTACAAGATTATTATGGCAATAGCAGTGTACACATTGGGATTAGGTCCAGATCTCCTGATTGCGGTTCTTTCCTTGCCCGCAGGAAGACACCATCCAAAGGGAAGGGCATATGCGCTGGGGGGAAGGCTTCGTGCTGGTCTATGATATCACTGATCGAGGGAGCTTCGAAGAAGTGCTGCCGCTGAAGAACGTCTTAGATGAAGTCAAAAAGCCCAAAAATGTAACTCTCATCTTGGTCGGAAACAAAGCCGACTTGGACCACTCCAGACAAGTGAGTACGGAAGAAGGGGAGAAGCTGGCTACAGAATTGGCTTGTGCCTTTTACGAATGTTCCGCCTGCACCGGAGAAGGGAACATCACCGAGGTATTCTATGAGCTCTGTCGAGAGGTACGTCGCAGAAGGATGGTCCAAGGCAAGACAAGGCGACGCAGTTCCACCACACACGTCAAGCAAGCGATTAACAAGATGCTCACCAAAATCAGTAGTTAGAGGCCCTGCCAAGATGTGCTGAAAATGGAAAAGTCCTTCCTGGCTCTTCTTTTGCCCTTCCAAACAAGAGCAAAATATCCTACTCCTTATTCTAACTTTGGGAAATGTCAGGGTCTCTCGTGGTTCCTGGTCTGCTATATGCTGGGAAGTTCTCTGATGCCATCTCGGTCCTGATCCTGCTTGCGTAGGATCAGTGCTAAAGTAATTTGAAGATGTAACCACCAAAGATGCTGGAGTGGCTGGGTTCCTGGAAGCTAATTTAGGCATCCCTGTCTTGCTTCAATAAGTTGAAGTCTTTTCAGAGGCATTTTAAGATTCTGTTTCTTGTGGAACACTGCAAAAGTTGCCATAAAGTTTTGTGATGTCTGGTGAGAACTTGAGAGGGTTAGCTAAACGATTGGGATGGAAATAGAGCTCTAGTTCCCATTTGAAGTaaggatttttaaagaaaaattgttaTCGTACTTAAGTACAGTCTTTCTTTAACCCTTTATTTCACTTTTAGGCTGAAatgtcattgatttttgttttgtaatataaTTGCCCATTTCAATTCAATTCAGTTCTCTCAATGATCTCTCTCAGTCCTTACCTGCCCTTCTATTATAATCTCCTtaataacaaaagaaacaagATCCACAAGTCACAATTCTGCTGTGTCTTTGCTCCCTGAAGCCTGGGTGATGGGAAACACCAGGAACCTTTGTACCAGCGCTTGGCTTCACTGCATGTTAGTAGAGGAATTAGAATTAGAGACGCCTGGTTTGTATAGTACTACTCCATTAGCTCTGTGGCAGGAAGATAAtcctctaaaaataaaaactataatgcCTGGTTATTCCCCGTTGGAAACCAAGGCTGAATCCCATGCAGTCATTTGAGTCAACTTCTGGTTCAGTAAGTTCGCCACATGCTTTCTTAACTTTTTAACCTTTGAGTGAGACTGATTCCCTTGGAAGAACTGGGGGAAAGAATGGGTGATTATAATTCATTATACCTGAATGGGCGTATATAACATGGAGGCTTAGCTGGTGAAAGGAACTGTAACAGCCAAGAGTCGATGGCCCTTTTCTCCATTTCCTGCCCCATATATTTAGATTTGGGCactttattttagaagaaaatatatatcttttacatatgtatgtatttatatgtatacatataagtGTGCATAAAATTTGTAAGCATTGGAGGCTCTAATTCACAATGTATTTGAACAGTCTGGTGTAACTGACTTTGTTTTATGTGACTataataaaaagtataattttcAAGTTCtgtcgatttttttttttttttttttttgtgactagCTTGTAAGTTTAGGGGAGGCCTGGGAGGCAACTGAATTGCAGAAGGAAAAGTCAGGGAACCCGATTTGAAGAGAAATTAGCTCCTGTTAATAACACCAGCTGCTCCTTTCAGACGACTCAGGGGCTGTTGTGGGCACTCTATTCATGGTCTGTCCCAACCATCACCATTTTCCTAAGACAGTAAGTAGCACTGTGATAGCCACGGTAGAGGTGCAGACACTGAGTCAGACAGGACGGGGGGAAGGTCACCAAGCCTACACTGGTGTTTGGAGGGTAAAACCAGAGCATGACCTGAGAGAGACTCGAACTGTATGGTCCACACTACTAGCCCACTGGACTGCACTGTTAGCCCATTGGACTGCAAGCGTGAAGACACAAAATAAAGTGATGAATGGAAACCGTACCTTCTCTATTCTTGTTCATCCATTCACTGCAAACACATTTATATATGACAATTCTGTAATTTTATATAGTCCACTGGATGGTATATGACCTGAAGTTCAGGAATACATTAAAACAATCTAAGAAAGATCATGAAAATCTTCTAAGTAGTAGGAACAGTTTGGAATGAAAATATGGAAACAAGAATATTATGAAGAATGCAGAGTCCAAAAGGAGTTCGGATGACCACATATTAACATTTTTAGAGAAAGAAGGGATAGGAAAGTTGAAGGaatgaattaaaagtgtgcaaaGGGTAGGAAGCAAGAAAGACATCAAAAACTCTTATTCCAGCGAGAATACCTGTTGAGAATGAAGTGAGGAAATGCCATGGGGATCGTTTTCCATTTGGGCAATCCAAagggagagtgatggaggaaggtcattggttaaaaaataaagaaactgcttggccctcataggttagaacataggtgggtggagtaaacagaacagaattctgggagaaagaggaagtgagctcagactcgatagctctcctctctggggcagatgcgatgaagctccgacccaggatggacataggctagaatcttcccggtaagcacaccttggggtgctacaaacattattagaaatgggctagtccaggttcgagagttagccgagaagaggctagatataatgggccaagcggtgtttaaaagaatacagtttgtgtgttgttatttcagggcataagctagcgaggcaaccaggagctggggcggcaggaacacagccctcagctccctacaacagaatggcccccaacgtgtggacaactgaatccacagaaagcctgagaaagcttgggaaagaagagagtaaagcatgttttcttggtagcagcaatttctcgggtctgctctgctagctagaggcaagcaagtgctctcatctaagagaggcttcctgactcagctttagctgcaaaaccctgcagctcattaagaggtcctgccacgaaacacttaaatggtgttgataaaagctgaatgcatgcttttcagttttcagccgtagcaggaaaagagctgcaccatttaaaaatgccagttttctgggctgtccggccagggcaaactctgactttaaagcaggcggtcctgactactGAGCTTTtaagtgttgcttaatactgttgcagcttgcttgcttgcaaggaccttgaaacattgtagagttgtggcgatgaacagggctctggctggtacttcagccacaaggctggaatggtagaaagctaaggaatgggctggatccaactgtcaaagccacggctttagtcttATTGAGATTGCTTGATAAATTAAAGagtcatgtggtcagaaaaacagagagagatacagtaaagagagtgtcaaaaacaaagaaaacttctaaatgatttacagtgtgttaaaaatatatgcaggctaaaagttaaagtttttaaaagtaaaaaaaaggaagaaagagagtagttgggtgtggtagtacacacctttaatcccaacacttgggaggcagagggagattgacctctgtgacttcaaggtgtggtagcacacacctttaatcccaatgcctgggaggcagagacagaaggatctctgagagttcaaggacagcctggtctacaaagttattccagaacaaagatatacagaaaacctgtctcaaaaagtaaaaataaacaaaatagagttaaaataaagctgcacaaagatggaaaatacacagagaatcttgatactgtatgctattatgctctctttgaattgtttgaatgctgaggaaagagcaacagctgctaaaagatatttgtttataaatgttgctgaactaatccgagatagatattttcaaaataccctgacttcagaatttggatctaagtatatgatactttggaaaagagtttcttcttttgttttcacagaggatgagacactgtggattgctttttatcccaatatggtatgatagaccacgccctcctgaaaagttgctgtgaacaccctcaaaaacttactttgctcaactgccgactgagatgaacctagcaacaggttataccataaaagacctgaataacagtgcccccattcagcaggaagcagtttggagagaaaaaattgcacccatgttcccatatattgtttataaatattcttttacatttaaagggggagatgatatagatgtgaataatttgcattgatatgaatcttggtttactgatattaatttaaggtcaattttgttatatgtatatatattgattaaggtattgtgattgtgtagttcatttaaaaatgtaatgtatataggttgttaatagataatcataatagtcaagtttgtagtcatgttagttaagattttctagatgtacatagatatattttagatagacattcttcatatctttcaaagattatagaatatggcattttaaatgttttaataacttaggacttttcatgacaatgagacactctgctcctggcagcaccaatctacttcaaaaagaagatgggcatcgaagaggcaccttatggagtttgatagccatttgggtaagaaactgctcttgcctggactgttgtataaattggacacagagaacccgcagaaagaggactgctgaacttgcctaaaggtgagatgatctttcggggttcctgattcatgaaagagtctgcgagacattcagcaggacacagcagatagtgactgaactgcctttgaaattttctgcttcatggaaatgtctctggatactatggacctgtaggacgaagatggatgccccaacggtaccgaggaactttgggtgactgtccaggcagcaagatgtctctgtcatttctagagtttggaagttgtttatttcttgtttgcttaggtaatattgtatctttctggagtctttgatggagttaaagaatagttagttatggttatagttttccttagttatgataaaaataaaatagatgtaaatattgtaatttttacttgataactgttatatgtaattttgctgtgttgaagttaaagccttccttttttttgtttaaacagaaaaaagggaaatgatggaggaaggtcattggttaaaaaataaagaaactgcttggccctcataggttagaacataggtgggtggagtaaacagaacagaattctgggagaaagaggaagtgagctcagactcgatagctctcctctctggggcagatgcgatgaagctccaacccagaatggacataggctagaatcttcccagtaagcacatcttggggtgctataaacattattagaaatgggctagtccaggttcgagagttagccaagaagaggctagatataatgggccaagcggtgtttaaaagaatacagtttgtgtgttgttatttcagggcataagctagcgaggcaaccaggagctggggcggcaggaacacagcccgcagctccctacaacaggagaggaagcaggagaagtTATTGTTTGGGATTTCTAGATCCAGTTTCTTTCATCCTCACATATCTTCACTAGGAAATGCAGCTCAGCCAATCCCTGCTAAAAACAACTAGTAGGCAGTGAAAAAATGAATGTCATCCTTGAGCCAGAATTGAAGAAGTTGGAGCTGGAGATTcagaggacttgctgctcttgcagagggcctgggtttagttcccagcacccacaggaaggttcacaactgcctgtaattctagttccaggagatccaaatccctcttctgccctccaaggGCAATACATATGtgctgcatacatacatacaaccagacaaacacacaacacataaaaTGCAAATGTAAGGAAGTCAAGCGTACAATCAGACATGGGCATGTAAATCCAGGCAAACATAAAACCTCCATCTTTTAATTAAAGTGCATGTGAGTTCACTGCTATGACATGGCAACTTCTCTCATATCCCAGGCTTCACCGTTCACTGCTATAACATGGTAACTTCTCTCATATCCCAGGAAGTGCATGTGAGTTCACTGCTATAACACGGTAactttgtagtaggagctgcgggcagcattcccGCCGGgatcctggccgcctggctagcttatgccccgaaataacaacacacaaactgtattcttttaaacactgcctggcccattatatctagcctcttctaggctaattctcacataataatctagcccatttctaataatctgcgtagcaccactaggtgcgcttaccgggaaagattcagcatgtctgacctggcgacttgctTCATCCCGTCTGCCCTGcagagcagtggcctggcatcttacctcacttcctcttcctcccagcattctgttctgtttattccacccacctatgttctaacctatgaggccaagcagtttctttattaattaaccaatgaccttcctccatcataacttCTCTCATATCCCAGACTTCACCGTTCAGTGCTATAACATGGTAACTTCTCTCACATCCCAGGCTACAGCACAAAGAAATATTATTAGCTAAAGCTATAACTGTTTGAAAAGTtaccttcatttttttatttttattttctttattgagctatatatttttatctgctcccctcccttcctcccctctccttttctaccctctcccaatacccccatactcccaatttactcaggagatcttttcattttctctttcttaatttagatccatgtatgtgtctcttagggttctctttgttgtctaggttctctggagttgtggactgtagacaaatttttctttgttttatgtctaaaagtcacttatgagtgaatacacattatatttttcttccggggtctgggttacatcactcaatatgttttttttatagatccattcatttgcctgcaaatttcaagatgtcattatattttaccactgtgtaaatgtgccacattttctttatccattctttggttaaggggcatctagatggtttccaggttctgactattacaaataatgctgctatgaacatagttgagcaaatgttcttgtggtatgaatgagcttcctctgggtatatacccaaaagcggtATTGTGCTGAggcttgaggtagattgtttcctaattttctgagaaatcctcATAGTGATTtccaaatgcaaataaaaactactctgagattccatctgtcAGAATGaacaagatcaaaaccactgatgacagtttatgctaaAGAGGATGTgggcaaagggaacacttctgcattgctggtgtgagtgcaaacttgtacagctgctttgctTAGCTTCATTTTGATGAATGCTAGTGATGTCAGCTTCGTTTACTAGAATAAGAATGATTTTCCACATCAAACGCATGCCATTCATGTAGCCACAGTGGAATGACAAGAGCCCTATTGATTTTTGCATCTCACTCTACTAGAAAGAACCAGAGAAAGTATATGTATTACTTTACACTTtatataatacaaaattatactAACATTGAATAATGACCAATAAGGCACTAGTGTTCCTGAATGAAGGAAGAGCATCAAGGTGAATGTCTGTGACTGTCCCAACTTAATgtcaagtaaaaaacaaacaagcaaaaaacaccAGAGTACAGTTTCCAAAGATAGACTAGATCCTGAGAGCTCattgaaataaaaatcagaatttgAGGAAGCCAAATTCATCAGATTCTGTGGTCCAAGAGATCTGCTAAAGACTCTCAGGCAGATTCAAGCTGAAATAAAAGATGAAGGAGGGTGTTCCTGGTTACTCCTCACCACTGTAACCAAGAGAAGGCATTGCTGGGTCCTAACATTAGTCTTCTTCAGGGAAGGGGGTGAAAAGACACGATGTGAACAGACACAGATGCCAGGAATAGGTAGAAGGCTTGCTGCAGACTTATTTAACAATGAGGGAGACTTATTTAacaatggggggggggacttATTTACCCTCTCAGCACCCAGGGTGGGTGACAGTTGACAATTGATATTTCATGTTCATCTCTCATTGGCTAGGCttgatcaggacctctgacagtgcctgttgctAAGCATTCAGGAAACACTGTTTGGTAGCTCCTTTTTGGCTGGGCACAGACAGGACCTTTGACAGCACCAGGTAGACTCCAGGTTGGGTTCTTTTGGCCTggtaggccttaacttcctacGATAAGGGAAGGAGCAATGCAAGGAAGGGGGCTTATTCTTGACTCATAGTTGAAGTGAAGACAGTCCATAACGGTAGGGCATGTGACTGGAATTTGTTCTCATCTGAACCTCAGCCCTTGGGATGATAGTGCCTACCTTCAGTGTGGGTCTTCATTGGTTAATCCTTTCTTAATCTCTGGGGACTCAGGAACTCACCCAAAGGCATGCCCTTGATGTTCCTTAATCCAATCAAGTTGATGGTGCAAATTAAGCAGAACAAGAGAAGTTGTTCTCCCAACAAATGTTGGAAGAAGCACACACAGGACTGGAAACAATTTTTGCTCACATCAGCCACACTTCAAGAACCTGGCAATACATAAGCAATACACAGGAGCTTAGAAAACCATTGTCTCAATGCACAGGAATTAGCAGAATGTTATATTGGCTATGAGTCTAAATAATTCATTACCAATTAGCTCTATTACTAAT is a genomic window containing:
- the Rerg gene encoding ras-related and estrogen-regulated growth inhibitor, whose amino-acid sequence is MAKSSEVKLAIFGRAGVGKSAIVVRFLTKRFIWEYDPTLESTYRHQATIDDEVVSMEILDTAGQEDTIQREGHMRWGEGFVLVYDITDRGSFEEVLPLKNVLDEVKKPKNVTLILVGNKADLDHSRQVSTEEGEKLATELACAFYECSACTGEGNITEVFYELCREVRRRRMVQGKTRRRSSTTHVKQAINKMLTKISS